The Cryptomeria japonica chromosome 9, Sugi_1.0, whole genome shotgun sequence DNA segment ATTCTATTTTCTAGTTTTACTTCCTCTACACAGTTGTGCATAGTGCTTTGTAATTATAAaattcaagtgagtcaatttgaatcatctcctttaatagatatgattgataagaatggAGGTGCCCAAAATTATTTTACCAAGTTTAAACTtaacaagggattcatcaagttcaatgagaACAACAATACCCAAGTAGCAGCTGCAAccacaggtgtgcctcctttatccaagtacgtttgaaaaaaaaaatactcctctttctgagtctttgcatatcattatgacacaattgttgaataataatttgttgaaacttcctcccatcaaactaaTTGACACTTCCAAACCTTTCACACCCCATCATGATCCCAAAGCTTTTTCCAATATCATTGTTAGTCTGGTCATGacattgaaaagtgttattccttaaggagtaaaattcaagactttattgataaaaaTACCACTAGAATAAATGGGTTCAGATTATATATCGTGatgataaaatataaaaaaagtacCAATAAAAGGAAATTAGAATAATTTCTTATATTTTCCAAGATCACCTTATGGTATGAAAAAAAAGCATACACAAATTATTTGCTCTCgactaaaataaaacaaaatagaacAAGATTTGATATTTTTATCTTCAAGATCATCTTTCATTGTGACGAGAGAACATACGCATTTAACAAGTGCTCACAAAAAGGTATACAAGAGTTAATTTCATAAGCATACATGTGTACAGCTACTCTAGTGATGAAAAGATACATCCTTAGACAAGTgaaatatatataaacataagtTAATATTTTTTAACAAGTGTCTTAGGCTTGTTAAATACTAAAAAAATGGGGTTACCACAAACAAgttgtaaataatatttatttaaaagcaCAAAACTCAGGAAAAAATATAAATTGTGAAATAAAACGTGCACACTAAGAGAGAAATATACATGTCAATCTTAGAAAACAGATTTTAAAAGGTGAATTCtatgtttaataaattattatttcatGTGTTCTTATTGGTTAAGTTGAAGCATTGATCTTTAAACATAGAcactaaaattaaataaaaacatttaaaagCAAAACATACATAATAGAACAAGAAAATTTAATAGAAATCTTGTACAtggaaatacacaaaaaaaaatttagcagAAATATTGTACAAGGATTAGTTTTATAAACAAAttacaatgatagtgtgaaaaCAAATTATAAATTTGAGACTAGAAAAACGGATTAGGAAAgattaaaaatattacaaaatgatcaAGAAATAATGTTAAAACCAATGGGTCAAAGAATGTTCAAAACTCTAAAGAACATGTTGTCGGGAAAAAGCATGCATTAAAATATGAATAAGCATTCTGAAATCATATACAAATTAATTTAACTATCAAcatataccaaaaaaaaaaatgatactaGAAGAGGTGTGGGTCCAACGGGTGTGGGTTGAATAGATATCCCCAAatatatgcatataaatttaaATTGCAAACAAAGAttcaatatttaataaattaaagacGTATTTCATATTTAAATACAACCTCTATATTGAGCTAAAAATACACGTTAAAAATGTGAAAGACAATAACAATTAGCTCACTTATAAGTCACTTGTTCTAGCAATGATGTATGTGCTCAAAAATGTAACATAACTTCACATTTAAGGTTCTTCTTGAAATTAGTACATATAATAATTTAGAATATAGTGATGTGAAGGGGATTCATGATAGAAAAAATGTTGAGAGGTAACTTTAGGTCTCTATAATAAGTTTACAAACTTAATAAATGAGTCGGTTCTCCTGGAGAAAACTCTTTCCATGGGCTATATTAATGGTGATGAAAGAAAGACAACAAAAATAGACATACAAATAGTTAAGATAACAATCAATGAAAATTTAATTCTTTGATTCCTTTACAAATTTATGTGTTtcagaattttattttattttgtaatcaaCTAAAATTAGCTGCAGATTGAATGTCTTCATATACCATGACAAAATAACATATAGTAAAAATGTTTATTCATTTCGTTGATAATGACTAGTAGAAACTGGTaggaaatatataatttaattttttttaataatttaaatttcaaGTCCAATCTTATGTGGTTTGGGACTAAAGTAAAACAATCTCGAGCTGTAGAAAAATAACCTTGGAACAAAGATGGTATTTTTGAGACAAGAAATAACTATGTAGAAGTGTAAATAAAGGTCTACCAATGATaaacaaatgattaaaaaattataaattgcaaTAAACAACTCTCTTAAATGAAAATGGGACAATGAATTGAACCCAACAAAAAATCATTCATCTtatgaatattatattttaaacatttaaaaatttaGACACAAAACTAGTAAAAAATAACATGAATATAAACATTTTGCCATTATAATCACATTTTAAAATTTTGGGTTCTTctcatagtgtgttggttaagtggtggtgttgttattgtaACAACTAAGGTTCAAATTCAAATGTGCTTTGTTAATACGGCTGAGTTTATGACCTCAGAGATTCATAATTCCAAGTCACCTAAACTTTTAaaaacatttcaaaatttaaatctcaAGAAATTAACACcttaacaaataaatatatatagagagagagagagagaaaaaggatCAATTAATTGTTTAAAATTGCTAAGATTAGTAGTTACTGATTAAGAATTAACCACCTTGGTGCTTCTTCGCTGTCGATGAGCGATTTACTTCGTGctgttttctttctttcttaatTGTTTTAATTATCTTATGATTTACAAGCCTATGCATTAACAGTAGCACTATAACCTTACCTAATGGTTTTGCTGGTTGGGCGCCTTTACTTCATTTCATTGTTTCTAGCGACGCCAAGATGATACGAATTGCACGTCAGcattgatgatatacaacactgaAAATCTAATGATGGTCTTGTTCGTAAATTCAAACACCCAATGGTTGAGCACTATTGTGTCCACAAACATTTTCACCATTAAGTTGGCCTTATCAACTAAAGAATTTTGTTTGTTTGTCAAAATCATCTAGAAATGGGATTTTATTCATCGTACTTCTGTGAGATTTTATGTTTTAGTGAATGGTATAATCAACCAAATATATCATCATTCTTACGACTtaaattcaacacataatcaacttTTGTTTGTTTTAGAAATTATCTTTATTGATGAAACTCAAAaataagcaagaatccctccaaCAAATGATTCAACAGAATTCCCATTTTGTTTAGCATGGCGATGGATAATATGGTTGAGATGCAGACTGAAGTTCACTGCTTTCAACCTGCAACACCTGAATTAGCAGTTGAACAGTTACCGAAGGATTTAGAGAAGAATGTAGATAAGGACCGTGGAGGATGGAGAACTTTTCCTTTTATTATAGGTAGTTCAATCGTTTTATTTTCATGGGTTTGTTACTTAGAATTTTGAAAGTTTTGCTATTTTGTTCTCATTCAAACGTTTTGTAAGCAGGAAGTGAACTCTGCGCTGTAATAGCAGTCACTGGTTTGGCAGCAAACATGATTGTTTACTTAACCACAGAGTTCAACATAAACAACATTGAAGCCACCCATATCATCAACATATCCAGTGGAGGAATCGAGCTGGCTCCATTAATAGGAGCATTTCTTACAGATGCATATCTGGGTCGCTTTTGGGCAATTTCCATTGGTTCAGTTCTATCAACAATTGTACGTTCTTCCCAAGTCCTTACATTATATTTTGCATAAAATTGTATAATGGGTTTGAGTGGTCAATTTCATTTTCTTCTGTTGCATGTTTGTTTCAGGCAATGATTTTGTTAATGCTGACGGCCATTATAGATCCCTTAAGACCATCTCCATGTAGTCCCAATTTAAGAGCTCCAGGAAGTTGTGTTCGCCCTACCACAGGACAGTATGGTGTCCTGTATCTTTATTTTGCATTGCTAACTGCAGGAGCTGCAGGAGCAAAGTACAATTCAGCAGCTTTTGGAGCAGATCAGTTTGTAAAGGGTGGTGGAAACCAGCATCAGAGTTTCTTCAACTGGTATTATTGTGTGTTCTTTGTCTCAATCATGATAGCGTCCACTGTGATTGTGTATATTCAATCTAATGTGAGCTGGGCATGGGGATTTGGGATTTGTGTTGCTCTGAAGGGGATATCTTTAGTATTATTCTTGTCCGGGACGAGGTTTTACAATTGTATAAGTCCAAAAGGTAGCCCCTTCACAGGGCTCGCACAAGTGGTAGTGGCTTCCCTTAGAAAAAGGCATCTGTCATTGCCTTCCAATGGAGAGGATTTCTACTATGGAGTAAGAGTTCAATCTGGGCTTCCCCTTACACAGCAGTTCAGGTATTTCCTCTAACCTTAGTTGATATAATTGAAAAATTAAACTGGTTTACAACAAAACAATTTAGAAGCCTTtaaaaacaatttacattaaaattATATTGAAATCGTGATTTTTCCATTTTGATTTATAAGCTACATTAAAATTATATTTAGATGGTATTTTTGTTTATAAAGttcatttataatttataattatttgtaaaCTGGTAGAAATTTAATCTTTTATTATTATTGTCTGTCTCCTTAATTGTTGGTAATtcatataataaattatttattatcttCAAGTTAATTGATAatttgttaaataaattatttaatttttatgtatTAGTTTAAATttatcattaaaaaataattttgttcAATAAAgtgtaaaaaataaatatttgtgaTTTAGCGAAGGTATATTAGTTAAAATAATTTTCACTACTTTTTCATTATGATTCAGATCAGTTTGCTACTATTGAATAaattagatcttcaatctcaaAAATACTGTTAAATAGGATATTTGTAATTAAATAGACAATAGAAAGAGTCTCCCTACCCTCCCCCAATACCTCTTGGATGAAATCTAACATTGATGGCTCTCTAAGGATAACCTGGGTTGAGTGAGTGGGGATGCCAGCATTAGAGACATAAAGGATAAGTTGGCGCTAGTGTGTGTGGCAAATATTCAAATCTAGACCTCAAGGTTTGCTTGTTGATGTGGTCTTCTATGACACATCTATTGCTCTGAACAAAGGATTGCAAAAGATCACTATTGAAGGAGACTCCAAAAATATAATCATGATGCTTTGTGGCAAAGTATCCCTAGGTTGGACCATGAAAGATCTCATTGTTAAATTTAGTTACATTCTTTCAACTATTGGACACGTTAAACTCACCCACACCCTTTGGGAGGGAAATAGAGTTGTTGATAGGATGGCCAATCTAGGTCGCTACACCAATTCCTTCCAAATATGAACTACTTTGCATGATCTCCTAGGGGATGTTTGTGTTGCAATTTAGGATGACATAAGCACAAATTTGGTATAAATTTTTTAGGACAATCATTTTAATTATACCTTTTTTCTTCATTTCCTATAATAATTACACAATGGGGAAATTTCCTTTTATATTCGTGAAGAGGACTGTCTTTCCTTAAGCCACTATTTCTTGTCATtttctaatttaatatttttcttaCCCTTCCTTGACCATTATCATTGGTTTTTTTAGAACTGGCCTACCATGAGAGGATATCTTATCCAAATCGAACTAGATAATTATGATAATTATAAAAATACAGAAGTGCTTTTGTCAATGATTGAAAGGGGCAACCTTTCCTCCTGCTTTAAGGGTATAAAAGgctttaatctctctctctcaaaATAAGTTTCATGCTCCTAGGATGAGGAGAAGGTCTGCATAGGGGGTTTCCTTTATTATATCTATGGAGCTTAGAGCAGTTGGTACTAGGATTATGGTGGAATGCATGATTTTACCTAGAAAAACCCAAAGGAAATTATAAAGATGCCTTGAAGAGATTCTTAGAGGCGAGTGAGAGAATCTCTTGGTTGCAGAATGACTTCAAAAGGGAGGACCTCTTAGGGGAATGCAAGGAGGTTGCACTAGTCATAATGAAATACATCACGCTAGATGGCATGACATGGACAAAAAATTCCACTCAAAACTATTTGCAATGCTATATCATTTTAGACATATCATTAAAATGAATTTTCTCTTTTGGATTTGTTCATACATCTCAATCTATGAGCTAAATCAAAGGAAGTGCTTCCCCTTCACCAGGGGTTAATCCTCAAgctttgcaatttccatttggatGTGTCCCCTACAAGTATCCCTAGTATAAACCCTATTGGACTCATATTGAACCCTATctttgttgtaaaattttctaattcCCTACAGACTAATTGTAAAGGTACCTCTAGGTCTTGTATGGTCACCCCCCATTCTAAATAGCTAGCTACTGAGGTCAAAACCTAGCATActgcctgtagacacctaaaattgtcatgtctaattaaataaatattttatttatttaattatcgaagcctaattcttctattaattaaataaatccttatttatttaattaattcatttatcctcttctagccttatttctcatttaaataaatacatttatttatttaaattatccttttcctaaattaaataaatattcttatttaattaattatcctacttcttctattaattaaataaatctttatttatttgattaattcattagccttttctacctatgacacatgtcattcatctcttaattcatacactacctacccctttcattattttattatttcttttacctaccctctaatcatagccgacctccttttacacctctcaatcttatccctccatttcatattgtgtcttctatataaggagatgcttccttcattatcaaaccctaatgagacatTCGAATGAAtcttatgcacttgactacactatgatcctacttgcaaccacattccgttctttgttgagctcttgtgcacataaaatctaagagcaaatatgtcaagcaagatcaatggagataggaagaatggagatccaaaccctattggacatgtgatggtataatctttgtgatttcatttgatttgcattgtcttaggtaatcttcatatgttatggtggatctttgttgttgttaggctagggttttgtggttgaattcatttagcctttcaatattgttattattgctatccattttcaccatatacactaccaAGATGAAAACTATTTAACCTCAAACCCAACCCTAGAAAGAGAATGTTATAAAAGAACCTATCATTGTGGAGATTATCTCAAAGGAGTCCTCTTCCTCCTAGATTATAGGATCAAAATAGATCCATAATAATTTAACCCCTAATGTTATTAAGATGACCTCTAATCCTTCTACACTGACCCTAGGTTTCCCCCCACTCTCTCCTATTTCATCCCCTTGTTCTCAGGAGTTAATGGCGGTTGTGGACAAAGTTCATGAGTTTTTCATCACTTATAACAAGCAAAATGAAATTATTCATTAGTTCTTATTACAcctcaaaaatgtaaaaaaataaaattaatagattGGAGGCCTTGGGTGAGGCAAAGGTGAGGGATATCAACTCGTCAACAGAGGATAAATATGACAAAGGTTGGATGGTTTCTAATGACCTAGTGGAGAATCTCATGTGATGGGAcaatttggatgaggaggtcaAATCACTAAGCACCAAGGTGGCCTTATAGGAAGAAAGAAAGGAAATGACAAGGGCTACCTCTAAAACTAATGATAACAAAAAAACTTTGATAAATAAATGGAAGAGATTGAGATTTATAGTAGGGTAATGTCAAGAAAACAATTATTTTTATGTAATCTCTCCAAGAAGAGTTCAAGCAAAGACATGCTAAGAGTAAGAGATcaatggagattgcaattggtactaCCATGGACCCAACTAGTACAATtggaaacactaaagaaaagtatCTCGCTACTACTTCAACCAAGGGTATAATAAAAAGACTCTTCTTGAGATAAATTTAAGAAGATTAGCCAAGATTGGAAATATATTAAAACACTCGTTCTATAGACCATCAGTTCATGTCTTCGGTAGTTTTTCGTGCTCATCACATTCGATTTTGTTTTCTTTTGCGTCTAGATTTACTTTTTGTTCTTGAGCTGGTTTTGGGTTTTTTCTATGTTTGCTGGACTTAATGTTGTGTTATATCCCTCTTCATGAGGCCCCTTTCTTCTATCTCCTAGCAGTTATGCAAGGGTTTGGGTCCTCTCCTTCTTTATCTAATCTTAAAACTAGAGCATAGAAGGAAATGAGAAATTAGTGACTTTCAAAAATAAATTAGTAATTTTTAGATTATTTACTACAAATCTGAAATGGGGGGAAGGAAGGAACCTCATGGGACATTTTTTTGGTGCATTATCACCCTATGGGGCTAAAGCAATAAATGTGCTactctactggtgtaggagcacccaagacaagattggccaccacgaggccataatgaagatttatgagatgattaagtctatgaggttaaaatgaccatttgatattttaaacatggataataatgccatttggagtcatcaaactcatgtaatgagtcattttgtaataagttgtcaaaattgccatgttgggcaaataatgtcaaaatgagtaatgtaatggggttcaatgggtagaataggttttcaatgagaattttaagtttcataaggtcctatgtgaccatattaatgtaataaagttgattagaaagtgtcaagatgcaaaaaggttaaaaacttgtcaattgacaactaaaagtgtcaatttgacaataaattaaaattgtaaacacccaaaagtggttgtatgggtggttaagagttgggtttcagtttccatgaagggaagaggtttaaatatgtttaTAATGATCCAAAATGGGGAGGTAGAGGGTCAAATTTTCTTGGGATTgtaagagattgagtgaggaaaagcatgaaaatgaaggcatgagtatagcagaagatgatctaccttaaggaggtagtgtttttatgtgaaaAAGTGTCAAGGCATGGTAAATTCATTGTAAATACCAAGTTTCAATATCTGgtagtgagttttggggtttgaacaaggaggccctagttttttaggcctaaaagggggggtttagtatctaacctatcaaatgattgtgtattgtcttgaaacttggaaaatatatggttttggaacatttttcaagacttttttttgttTGGAGTTGTGGTTGTACCATTTTTTGGTACTTGCTTTGGATAAGAGTGCTAATTGGGCCTAGTTAGTGTGTAGTAGGGTGGTAGTCTGAGTATTTCGTCCAAAAGAcccatagtttattttcacatatttCGTGTAGCTTCTAAAAGGGTATctagatatataattttttttacatgtTTTTGGAGATTATTTTGAGTAAAGGTTAGATTACCCACTGAATAGGGCTACTAGggattggcctatttagggacccgggTAAGGGTTTGTGAAAAACccagttgatagggtgagtgaatcCTATTGGGTAAATTGGAATAGGGTATGTAGAgaccctaggaagtgttggaacaagttggtaaGGTTGACATTTCTATTTGGGCATCTTcatgaagcctagtgaaggaatgTGAAACAATAAGAGATgagttttcaagaagaaagaatgatgagttgcaatgtgattgtgggagggtccatgatgctctgcatcatagtggtatcaaagcaaggcaATAGGTCCTTGCAGATTGTAGATTGAAGACTGAGAGATAAAAGAGgaaaccatcatggaagaagatgaagaaatgtggGCAGGGTATGCTCAGGGGCAATCTATATTCCTGACACAATGCAGATGTAGGGGTAAGGTATGCAAGGTTGTTGTTGGCAATGGTTCTTTTGAAAATCTAGTTTCAGTAGAGATGG contains these protein-coding regions:
- the LOC131037188 gene encoding protein NRT1/ PTR FAMILY 2.3, encoding MAMDNMVEMQTEVHCFQPATPELAVEQLPKDLEKNVDKDRGGWRTFPFIIGSELCAVIAVTGLAANMIVYLTTEFNINNIEATHIINISSGGIELAPLIGAFLTDAYLGRFWAISIGSVLSTIAMILLMLTAIIDPLRPSPCSPNLRAPGSCVRPTTGQYGVLYLYFALLTAGAAGAKYNSAAFGADQFVKGGGNQHQSFFNWYYCVFFVSIMIASTVIVYIQSNVSWAWGFGICVALKGISLVLFLSGTRFYNCISPKGSPFTGLAQVVVASLRKRHLSLPSNGEDFYYGVRVQSGLPLTQQFSFLNKAAIKTSQDISADGHSNPNPWRLCTVQQVEELKSIIKTLTIWSGVIIPTILSSQQNTFSVLQALAMGRHLGSHFKIPAPSYIVFNFLTCAITLGMYENMVVPWAAAKGIKITQLRRIETGMVINIVGMAVAAIVERKRLNRSAEESAFWLLPQNVLIGVGEGLLSAGKIDFFYSEFPETVRSTATGLVAASRAAGFYLSSLLVSIIHQNTDWLNDGLNHSRLDCFYGILCVMGVLNFCYFTICARWYKYKAKIDGSHNTSMP